The region AGATGTTACGGAGCAGATGACGTTAGAGAAGGTGTTGCTATAATGCACCATGAAGGCGTTGATGTATCTATAACTGGAAACTCAACTAACCCAACAAGATTCCAGCATCCAGTTGCAGGAACTTATAAGAAAGAATGTATTGCTCAAGGAAAGAAATACTTCTCAGTTGCATCAGGTGGTGGTACTGGAAGAACACTTCACCCAGATAACATGGGAGCAGGTCCTGCTTCATATGGTATGACTGATACTATGGGAAGAATGCATTCAGATGCTCAATTCGCAGGTTCATCATCAGTTCCAGCTCATGTTGAAATGATGGGATTAATCGGAATGGGTAACAACCCAATGGTTGGAGCAAGTGTTGCTGTTGCCGTTGCAGTTGAAGAAGCTATGAATAAATAGGATAGAATTATTCTGATTAGAAAGCTGAGAATAATGGAGAATAACATCTTCATTTTTCTCGGCTTTTTTTATTTAACTTATAGAGCTAGGAAGTGATGTAATGGGATTGTTAATAGAAAGTATTGTTTTATGTTTAATCTTTTTCGTAATTTGCTTTTTAGGAACTGGAAGTGACGAAAAAAATATTAAAAGTTTTGATTCATACCCAGATGAAATACAAGGCATAATAATCAATAATGATAGGTTAAAAAATAAAATTGTAAGGAAAAGTTCTTATATGTTGTTTATATCAAATGTTTTTATATTCTCTATAGTGTTGTTTTTATTTGGTTTTATTATAAGAACTGATAGCTCAAAACAAAATTTTATAAATATCTTAATTTTAGGTGAGGCCCTTAACGCTTTTGATTTTTTCATTATTGATATGATTTGGTGGAGAAATGCAAAAAGAGTGAGATTTAAAGGAACAGAAAAATTAGATAATGCATATAAAAACCCTAAAAAGCACATTTGTTCATTCTTAAAAGGAATTATTGTATTTGTGATTGTTGCATTAGTTGATACAGTGATTTTATCTTTTTTTAAATAAATTTCATTGTTTTCAGCTTTTTTACTATTGGAGGTAAAAGATTAAATGGCAGAAAGAAAAATAAAAATAGGCAGAAGGTACAGGCATTTTAAGGGGAAAGAATATTTAGTTCTTTATGTAGCAAAGCATTCAGAAACGCTTGAAGATATGGTTGTTTATGAGGCGCTTTATGGAGATAGGAAAGTATGGGTTAGACCACTTAATATGTTTTTAGGCAAAAAAGAAGTTAATGGTAAAGAGATATATAGATTTGAAGAGATAAATGATGAGGTAGATTAAATAAAGTTTTGAATATAAAACCAACTCAGAGTTACGAAAGTGTCTATGAGTTGATTTTTTTATGTGTAAAATACAGCCTGAATTTTAGAAAACTGAATTTTTCATAATCGTAATAATTACTGCAATATGCAATTAATGTGATAATAATAAAATGTAAAAATTAAAAAATGCTTTAAAAATATTAAATTAGTGGTATAATATAATAAATATTATAAAATTAACTAAATGTAACATATAAAAAATAATATATTAGTATTAACAATTATTTAACTAAAAAATCTTCCTAAATATTTAAAAGGCTATAAAATAAGTTGCTTATGATTAAAGTTAGAGGTTAACCTGTAATTAATCTTTAATTTTATTCTCATAATATTGTTTAAGAGGAAGGGGGGATAAAGATGAAGAGATTTAAAGGAATAAATAAAAAGTGCATTAATTTGTGGTGCATATCATCAATGCGTTAATGAAATTCCAGAGTAAAATAACTTATCTAAAGTGTATTTTACTCTGGAATCTTGTTTTTAATATTAAATTTTATGGAGGTAATGGCAATTATGTGTGAGAAAAATGGTACGGTTGTAGTTACATGGTATGTTACCGATGCATGCAATTTAAGATGTAAGCATTGTTATCATGATGAATATGGACGAGGAGTAGATTTGTCAGATAAACAAAAAGCGCTAGACGAAAAAATAATTAAGGAAATTTTAAAACTTTCAAAGACATGGAATATTGATGCTGTTGATTTTTTAGGGGGAGAACCATTAATGCATCCTGATATATTTAAGTATGCTCAAAGGCTAAAGGATGCTATAAATTGTAAAATAGGAATAGGAACTAATGGTACATTAATCGATGAAAATAAAATTAATGAAATAAAGAAGCTTGGAGTAGAAAAATTTCAAATTAGTCTTGAATCTTCAGAAGTTAAAATACACGATTTTTATAGGGGACAAGGTACGTTTAAAAAAACAATAGAAGCTGTAAAGGAGCTTGTAAAAAATGACGTAGGGCCATATTTGAGAATGACAGTATCTAATACTAATTATGATCAAATGTATGATTTTGTTAAGTTGGCAAAGAAGTTAAATGTGAAATGTGTGTCACTAAATAAATATGTTCCTAATAATGTTGAAGAAGATAAATTAAAAGCATTAACTCCTAAGCAACATACTGAATTTTTACATAAAATACATTCCATGCAGAAAGAATTTGGATTTGATTTTGTTATTACAGAAGATCCATGTATGAATAATTATAATAAAGAGTATATATTTAAGGCGTTTAATGAAGAATTAGAACAAAAGATTCCAATTGGTGGTTGTGTTGCGGGTATAGTTAATATGATAATTACGCGAGATGGGAAGATATATCCATGTACGATGCTGCCTATTGAAATTGGAGATTTAAATAAAGAATCATTAGTTGATATTTGGGAGAATGGAAACGAAGTTATTAACAAATTAAGAGACAGAGGGAACTATTTAAAAGGAAAATGTGGGGAATGTGAAAGTAATTTAATATGTGGAGGATGTAGAGCAGCAGCCTATAAGATGAATGGAGATGCTTTAGCAGAAGATCCTTTTTGTTTAAAATAAAAATTATGTGGACAAGTTTGGAAAACTTAAGGTGGATGAAAAGTTAATTAATGAAGTTATTACATCCAATTGTTATGATATTACATATTTAAAATCTACAAATAATAGACACTAAGGGTTCAAGAATTAAAAGTTAGATTCTTGAACCTTTTGCGTTCAAAATTACTGATTAGACTAGTGGACAAAATGTTTTTAGTTCTGAACAGAAAAAAACTATGATAAAATAAAAGAGACTAAAACAAGTTAGGATAATGCTGTTTTATATTAAATATATATCTGCCAATAGGAGAAATACTGAAAGATTTATATAATAGAAGTTATAAAGTTTAAAAGAAAGGATGATTAAAATGAAATTAGATGGTATCGGAGTGTTTGTCAGCGATATGAAAACAATGGTTGATTTTTATAAGGATGTCCTTGGATTTGAAATTGATTGGGATGGAAAAGAACCTAATGTAATGGTGAAAAAAGATGGAGTATTATTTATGTTTTATGGGAGAAATGATTTCGAGAAGATGACAAATAACAGATTTAATTATGCTAAGGGTGTAAATGGTCACTATGAAATAGCATTAAGTGTTCCTAAACATGCGGATGTGGATTTAACATATGAAGATGTTATTGCTAAAGGTGCAAAATCGGTGATGAAACCAACAACAGAGCCATGGGGACAGAGGACATGCTATATTGCAGATCCAGAGGGAAACCTTATTGAGATTGGTTCATTTAATAAATAATATTTGATTTAAAAGAAAAAAGTTAAAACTAAGAGGTGATGTATATGATTTATTTGAAAGAGGCAAATGTAAAAGATGCTGAAAAAGAATATCAGTTTTTAAAGGATACTCCTGTAGATGAAAATGGTTTTGAAAATAAATATTATGACTTTTCATATGAAGTTTTTGCTGAGAAAGCATTGCCGGAGATAATAAAATTTTCAAAGGGTATAGATTTACCTCAAGGTTATGTACCACAAACATTGTATTTTTTATGGGATGATAATAATATCGTAGGCTTATTTAAGATAAGACATCACCTAACGGATTCCTTGAAAAACGGTGCTGGACATATTGGCTATGGCATACATAAAAATTATCGAGGTAAAGGGTATGCATCCAAAGGTTTAGCATTAGCAATAGAAAAGGCAAATGATATTATAAGAGAAAATGAAATATATTTAAGTGTTCATATTGATAACCCTGCATCGCTCAAAGTGCAGCTAAATAATGGTGCGTATATTCATCATTCAGATAAAAAAGAACATTATACGAGAATTAAAATATAAGCAAATTGCAGAAATAATATTTAATTAAAAAGTACAATTTTAAATTTAAGGTGGGAATGGATAATGGATAAAATATTAACCTTTGACTGCTATGGAACACTGATTAATACGAAACCAATTTTTGATACAATATCAAATATTGCAAGAAAGAATGGACTGAATTCAAAAGAGGCTGTAAACATTTATGTGAGTTATGAAGATAGGCTTATGTATGGTGAGGAATATATTCCGTATGATAAATTGATAAAACAAGTTTTGGAATACTGTGATATGGAATTAAATAGTGATATTTTTAGCAAAGCGTATTATGAAATTATTTCAGTACATAAAGAATTAAAGCCTTTTGATGAGGTGAATGAAACGCTTAAGGAAATACATAGAAGAGGACATAAACTTATTCTTATGTCAAATTCTGTACATGATATTATGAATTATCACTTAGCCGCATTGGATAATGTATTTGATGATGTTTTTCTTGCAGAGGATATTCATGCATATAAGCCTCAACTTGAATTTTTTAGATATGTTGAAGAAAAGTTAAAATTGAAAGAAAAAGAACATTGTCATATTGCTAAAGGATATTGGTGGGATATTGTGCCGTGTTCAAAATTAGGATGGCATAAAATATGGGTAAATCGTAATTACAAAAAAGGTAATAAGCGTCATGAGTCATATAAAGAAGTGCATAAACTTGATGAAGTTTTAAATTTAATATGAAGATCTTGGTACATATATTTGGTGAAATAAGTATGTTGTAATGGTATTAAAAATAGGGTAAAATGTTATTAAAATGAGGTGGTATTAGTGGAAGATCAGATACTGGAAATTTTAAAACAAATTCAATTAGAACAGGTAAAGACTAATAAGCGTTTGGAAAAATTAGAAGATGGTCAGGAAAGTTTAAGATTAGATGTAGGTAGTTTGAAATCAGATGTACAGAACCTGAAGGAAGGCCAAAGAAAATTAGAAGAAGGTCAAAGAAAACTAGAAGAAGGCCAAAATCGAATTGAGAAAAAAATCGATGGCGTTCATGAACAAACTGCTGACTTGACAGAATTTAGAACAGAAACTAAACAGAGTATTGATGATTTAAAAAAGGATATTAATACAGTAATAAATGTGACTAAATCCAACTGCTATGATATTACATATTTAAAATCTGCAAAATAATATATATTAAAAGTTCAAGAATTAGAAATTAAAATTCTTGAACTTTTTTTATTTCCTCCAATTATTTATAAAAGTTGTTGCAAATAGGGAAAATACATGATAATATGTTAATATATAGTAAAAATAATAAAAATAGGATAAAAAGAGGGCGATTATCTATGAAGCATAAAAAAGAAAGCGATAAGAAACTTTTTTCTTTTTTAATGGTAATGTTTATGATAGTTTCATCTATTGGTACTGTACAGGTAAAAGCAGAAAAAAGTAAGACAAGCCATGTGAAGAAAATTTCAGATTATAACAAAAATTTGTCAAATTACAAAGCAAGACCCACAAATAACAACAGTCAAAAGCAAGATATGGATGATAGCACCAAGGATTCAGATAATGATGGATTACCTGATGCACTTGAAAAAGTTTATGGAACGAATCCAGAGAAGGCTGATACTGATGGTGATGGTTTAAGCGACTATATGGAAATTAAACTCAACCTTAACCCACTAAAAAAAGACACCGACGGAAATGGTATAAATGATGGAGATGAGGATACTGACGGTGATGGATTGAGTAATCTAGAGGAAATAAAGCTAGGCACAGATTGCACTAAGAAAGATACTGATGGGGACGGCCTTTCAGATGGAGATGAAGTTAAGAAATATCATACTTCTCCGTTACTTAGTGATACTGATGGAGATGGCATTTCAGATGGAGATGAAGTACGTTTAGGCTTGAATCCACTAAAAGCATGTTCTGACGGTGTTACTAAAGATAGTGAAAGAAAAATTCAGCAAAATTTAAGTAGTAAAAGAATTGCAGATACATTAAAAGACAGCAGTAATTTATTTGTACCAGCCTTATCAGGCGCTTTGGCTAAGGTAATTGATAAGGAAGTATTCTTGGACGAGTATCATAATGATGTTCTCAGCAAAAATTGTGCTGTTATTGGCAAACCGCTTCAAGTAGAAACTTCATTAAATAAAGATAGTCAATTAAAGCTAAGTTTTTCTTACAGTAATTTTTTAGCTAATCATGACATATCAGAAGTAAATAAACTCACTATCTGCCAGTATACAGACAATAGGTTTGTCCCTTTAACTACAGAGAGAGATGATAAAAATAAATCTTTATATGCAAGTATTTCTGGTGAAGGTATCTATTTTGTACTTAACACAGAAGAATTTTTAAATAATTTGGGAGTAGATCCACTAAATAAGGTAAAAAACTGTGCAAAACCTAAGTCTACTGCACGAAGTATAAAAGCTGATACGGCTATAAATCCAAATGATAATACAAGTAATGCATCAGCAAGTGATGGCAACTGGGTTTTATTAAGTGATTATCAGTATGTTAAGCTTAAAGGTCCAGTTTCTCAAAGCAGCGGTACAGATTCAGATGGA is a window of Clostridium pasteurianum DNA encoding:
- a CDS encoding VOC family protein gives rise to the protein MKLDGIGVFVSDMKTMVDFYKDVLGFEIDWDGKEPNVMVKKDGVLFMFYGRNDFEKMTNNRFNYAKGVNGHYEIALSVPKHADVDLTYEDVIAKGAKSVMKPTTEPWGQRTCYIADPEGNLIEIGSFNK
- a CDS encoding GNAT family N-acetyltransferase, encoding MIYLKEANVKDAEKEYQFLKDTPVDENGFENKYYDFSYEVFAEKALPEIIKFSKGIDLPQGYVPQTLYFLWDDNNIVGLFKIRHHLTDSLKNGAGHIGYGIHKNYRGKGYASKGLALAIEKANDIIRENEIYLSVHIDNPASLKVQLNNGAYIHHSDKKEHYTRIKI
- a CDS encoding HAD family hydrolase; translated protein: MDKILTFDCYGTLINTKPIFDTISNIARKNGLNSKEAVNIYVSYEDRLMYGEEYIPYDKLIKQVLEYCDMELNSDIFSKAYYEIISVHKELKPFDEVNETLKEIHRRGHKLILMSNSVHDIMNYHLAALDNVFDDVFLAEDIHAYKPQLEFFRYVEEKLKLKEKEHCHIAKGYWWDIVPCSKLGWHKIWVNRNYKKGNKRHESYKEVHKLDEVLNLI
- a CDS encoding DUF1653 domain-containing protein is translated as MAERKIKIGRRYRHFKGKEYLVLYVAKHSETLEDMVVYEALYGDRKVWVRPLNMFLGKKEVNGKEIYRFEEINDEVD
- a CDS encoding radical SAM/SPASM domain-containing protein, which gives rise to MCEKNGTVVVTWYVTDACNLRCKHCYHDEYGRGVDLSDKQKALDEKIIKEILKLSKTWNIDAVDFLGGEPLMHPDIFKYAQRLKDAINCKIGIGTNGTLIDENKINEIKKLGVEKFQISLESSEVKIHDFYRGQGTFKKTIEAVKELVKNDVGPYLRMTVSNTNYDQMYDFVKLAKKLNVKCVSLNKYVPNNVEEDKLKALTPKQHTEFLHKIHSMQKEFGFDFVITEDPCMNNYNKEYIFKAFNEELEQKIPIGGCVAGIVNMIITRDGKIYPCTMLPIEIGDLNKESLVDIWENGNEVINKLRDRGNYLKGKCGECESNLICGGCRAAAYKMNGDALAEDPFCLK